The Lolium perenne isolate Kyuss_39 chromosome 6, Kyuss_2.0, whole genome shotgun sequence genome segment gtgccaaactgaacgtcgagattgatcttccccaatgggtaacttggcttgtctggtgtgatgccgtgaaaacgtgtatccgttggcttgaggtttgccaaggatatgttcatcttccttagtgtatctgcatacataaggtttagactgcttcctccgtcgataaaaactcgagacacgtcgaatcctgcaattactgcgggcagaataagtgctgactgccctggtcgaggaacttgctggggGTGATCCGCGATTGTGAAACCGATGTCCTGTCctgaccaattgagatactcgactattggtggaggcatcttctctgccatgaacacctgtcgcgagattaccttctgagctTTATTGGATGgtcttcctttctgaatcatcgagaccgctccatgtgAGTTGGGGTCAAcgtatggtggtggtgctggtgctgccgcaattctgagctggtgtcgattttcttctgtgattgcgggagggggtggtaggtgtatctcactcctaggtccctggGGATTTCGACTTGCTGCTTGAGCGTGGGCTTGTGCGGCAAccctcatcattgcttgaaaattgcgaTAGTCCTTCTGTAGGTGTCCTGACTGCCTTACTCCGttgttgtcgacgaagaagtgcatctggcatgggccattcatcatatcctcaggggtcaCAAAGGGCCTCCTAGGTCCGTTATTTGGTCTATTATTTCGTGGGTCATCCCTGTTGTCACTTCGCTGCTCACTGCTCCGTTGGTAAttgtctctgttgcttcctccagcgcctgaccgaaacccagccgaaatttgaccaggtggatcataactcgaaaTCGGGAAAATCGTCGCCTGCCTTGATAGTTTcggctgcggtcctcctctggtgacctgtgtcgcttattgtgcacagcgtcttcaccatctgcccacttgtttgctatctccatcaatgctgacactgttcttgggttagttcttcccagatcctccacgaaatctcctcgccggACTCCTGCAACGAACGCGTCtatggctctctcgtcagatatgttttctgccgagtttttgataatattccatctttggatatattttctcattgattcatcatgtttttgtcgacatgatctcaattcctcgagtgttgcaggctttttgcaggtggaccggaaattcttgatgaatATCTCCTCGAAGTCAGTCCAGTTGTCGATGGAGCCtactggaagcttctttatccaagatcttgcggctccactcaagtgcacctgaatgcTCTGCATTGCCGTCGCCCTTGTACCACCGATTagctttactgtctcgaggtaatctaccaaccaatcctcgggatcctgcaatccgtcgaattttttaaaattgtcgggtagcttaaaccctgagggtacccgagtttttcggacccttctgGTAAAGCATGgtagcccgcacatatcctcctcagctaggtctggagagtgtcgatgttcccttctctgttgtcgtgccctgtccacccttgcctgggtttctgcgtcccttgcgtcgcctgttctctcgggagctgctgctgccaccgcaggtcgtggactattttgccttgctgatccttcaggaggcgttgatgcaaacgctgttcccatggctccaacacctgccatggccatgttgtatagtgcttcccttggatctccaggaggtggcctggatgcgaggatataagcttgtgtcgccatgtacccagcttccggtgttttgggaataatatttcctcttgtgtctatcgacataaaggacatgtcgaggttttggactagattctctctttctgcttcaggtatgttttgtaaccttgaccttgccctgttccgagcttctctgtgactatctcccgaagttcctgattgtcggctgaggtctgcccttcgcctgcttgacgcagaagctgcttcccttcttttgttcagAACTTCTGTTTGTTTTTCTAATTCTCTTCCAGctcgagcaagtctatattggtatgcctgcaattcttcgaccgtggcggttgtcgccattggttctgaaccatccatagctcttgcggctctgtcccacgctgtttgTGGCAACTGAACTCTCATACGTGGTGTAggtccgacgtatttgttgcccaatcctcgccttaagtcagagggatcgacgtatgggtttcccagatcgtcgaaagcctccgacgtttcATCCTGGTCACGACTTGCTTCTCCGATGACGTAGACTTGGTGATAGTTAGAGttctgcgccttgctggatttggtgacaccatcgtagagattggtgaagacctttccaatggtgatagatttgtcgatgaagtcgaagctgtcgacactttcggaatcgctgcttatataagagtccgcagacgactcgaaagacatgtcactgaagatcttggcgagtgttTCACTTGCATTGATGCCGACGAAGCGTGGCGAAGATgtttcctcgtcgcctgactcgatcgatGACGCCGAGCTTGAAGATTCAGTATGCTCCACAGGAAACCTCGGGAAGGTCGGGACTTCGAGACGATaacttccttccttcccgacgcgaaagtggaacctcccgaacgtcatctccatgggctcctccggataggtatatgcatccaaacgggagggcgggtgaggcacaaaatcaacgagaccagtttcgatctgtttacctctatccatgatgttgcttgctgccgatgaagtcgacgattctgaacgtgccatcgagatcagctccttgtctcctctaaatcccacagacggcgccaattgacaaggtatcaacttgtcaatgcctacgaatagtagactagggtttcgtgttatgtagagggtaagtagatctcgaaggttatcagctgaaaagtactcgacgaaataaaactagggtttgctcaacaatgattcgatgatctcttcgtccctcgactcccccttatatacaagttggagccgagggattcgtaatacacaagtttacagagtccgggagggtttctaacccgtcccgcaagattacagttttacacttcctattacaactctatctttccatcctgggcttccgagtcttcctgtccttcgagtagtgggccttcagtaaaccctgggtactatcttcggcaggcccattggggatgcctatgtcactaactgtgaggattacacgaaccctcaatgccggagttaacaagctccacaatattcgatgttcatgtttaaataaccttagagtgcatgacagatcaacataaccaaaccaagtactaacatagcatgcacactgtcaccttcacactacgaaaggaggaatagatcacatcaataccatcatagcaatagttaacttcataatctataagagatcacaatcatagcctacgccaagtactacacgatgcacacactgtcaccattacaccgtgcaggaggaataaactactttaataacatcactagagtagcacacagatatattgtgatacaaaacacattgcaatcataaagagatataaataagcacttcactatgctattcataacagtgaataagtattctgtgaaatatagcctaagagacccacacggtgcacacactgtcacctttacacacgtgggacaaggagtctccggagatcacataagtaaaatccacttgactagcataatgacatctagattacaagcatcatcatatgaatctcaatcatgtaaggcagctcatgagattattgtattgaagtacataggagagagattaaccacatagctaccggtacagcccttagcctcgatggagaactactccctcctcatgggagacagcagcgttgatgaagatggcggtggtgtcgatggaggagccttccgggggcacttccccgtcccggcggcgtgccggaacagagactcctgtcccccagatcttggcttcgcgatggcggcggctctggaaggtttctcgtaccgtggcttttccgtatcaaagatttaggtcgaggggcttcttataggcgaagaggcagcgtcagaaggggtctggggccaccacaccctagggcggcgcgcctggcttcttggccgcgccgccaccatgtgtgggccccctgtggcccctctctggtggctctcgggtgttctggaagcttcatgcaatcctaagatgctgggcgttgatttcgtccgattccgagaatatttccttactaggatttctgaaatcaaaaacagcagaaaacaacaactggcccttcggcatctcgtcaataggttagttccggaaaacgcataataatgacatataatgtgtataaaacatgtgagtatcatcataaaagtagcatgtaacataagaaattatagatacgtttgagacgtatcactcgtcACGGTGCCGAAGGTGCTCGAGGAGGTGCGCGACGTGGCCGCGCGCCGGCGCCGGCATCTCGCGCTCCTACCTACGCCGGTGGAGACCGTCGAGCCCACCCTCGAGTTCGTCAAGAAAGGTTGGCACTGGTCCTGGTCGATGTGGAGGAGGTATTATTTCCTTGAGATGCTTGATGCCGAGAGGACAATGTATTCATTGCTGAGATACCATGTGATGGCTACATGTTTGCGACCGAGTGACCCGAGCAACTAAAGGACGGTCACGCCTGCAAAATTTTTTTTTGAAGCAACCAACTAAAGGATCGCATCATAGTGAAGCGACCAACTAAAGGATGAACATTTTGATGAAAACACAAACATTGGTATCAAATTAAATTTGTACATGTTTGCTGAGAATACATGATCAGTTTAATGTGCATGCTCAAGGAAGGAGGCTCTTCTTCAACAAATGCCTTGCTAAAATACCATCCTTGTGATCCATCACATCAAACGGACAATAAATAGGTCATTGTACAATGGATATAACACTAATAAatcatactacctccatcccaaggcttaaggcttatattttttttggaaaagtcaaagcaagtaaagtttgaccaaaattttagaataatctatcaataaatatgatattttgtagataggcacatgaaaatatatttcattctcTATCTAATAATATCAATTTTGTATTtgacatgttaatgattttttataaaacttagtcaaacttaacatagtttgagtTTCTAAAAAAAAATAGGTCTtaaccttgggatggaggtagtaaccAATGTTCACAGTTTCCTATATGTTTCCACATAATCCGAAAAATCAAGCATACCAAAAAAAATTGCGATTGTGCTCAGATATTAGTCTCAGGTTTGGTATAATTCATAGCGAGGTTCACGCCATCAACTAAACAAAGCAGCTACATCGCGATTACACAGAACAGTTGATACTCCGTACTAACTGCATCCACTTGCATAAGATAGTAAGGTACATGCTCTGCATGCGACTAAACATCCACGCTACAACGCGTGAGATGAGGAATATAGCAAAGTACCTCCTCCGCATGCTGCACGACCGATTCCTGCTACGCAAACCACACTACATCGCCCGAGACCTCCCATGCCTAAGTAAACCTGTGCCCACTGCAGGTGGATCCCCCAATACGAGCTTGGCAACACATTCTATTCTAAACGGATCAAAGAGGTCACAAGCACGCAATACACTACCATCGGAGGGGAAATCAGTCGCTCCTTGTGTAGGTGCGCGCCCATCGGATCTGATGAGATTTGAGCTTTGTATATGTGGAACGGGGAGGGATGAAGAGCTGTCGTGACGGAAAGGTGCAACCTGGAAGGTAGGAAACCCCGACGAACCTGGCGTGGATGGGTTCCTTAGTTCCTAACTTTACTAATGAAAGTGAGTGCAGATCATGTATTCAACAAAGTCTAGCTGGTTGCAGCTACCAGCTATAAATGAATTATTATCGCTTTATCTAGAACCAAAGGGACTTTATATAACAACAATAAATGGGAAGGGGATTTGGTGCACTCGAGCTTCAGTGCTCCTGCCAACTGGTGCTTTGTGACTGGCTCGTTTCGGTGTTGGCAGCTGTGTCAGAAATGTTTTAGAGGCAATACACACGCTTAGAAATCGTATATACGAGCTGCTATGTATTGGAACACAGTGCCTCGGTCAGAAGTTTGGTGAGGGATGCGGTCCCCTTGAAGTCAGCTGGGCCAGGAAACATAACACAGTTCTCGTCCACATGTAAGTACAATAATATGTTTAGCGGGCCATACTTCTCCATAGCACGTGTTTCAATACAGAACAGCTAGGGCAAAAACAGAGAGCCTGGAATAACAGTGGAAAATCACAACATCTTGAGAGGGGatattccgcaactagttgcgcccgcaccccatTTTTGTTCTGATGTTTTCAAGTTTTCAAAAAATACAAACTAAAATTCTAGACATACAttgtgttgtatcttgtgcatGTATAAGCTTGTGTGAATTCGATTAGcttatactacctccgtttcaagaaaTAAAGTGTCCTTAGTTTACTTAATTTTTGTTTGATCAAAAAatacttcaaatatataaaaaATACTTCGTATGTGCTTTTCAATATGAATTCAacaatactaattacatataaaataatcaagattttttctgctcaatttttatggttaaAGTTCATCATAAAATACGGCGTAAGCCTTATTTTTTTTAGATAACAGGCCAAAAAGGGTTAAATAAATAACGCCCTGAACGGAAACAAGATACATGGTGCTGAACCCATCTTACAAGGATGCACACCACACCCACCGAAACTATCAAGGAAGATACAACAGGAAGCGCAAACAGCGGGCATGACTATTACGAAGACTACGCAATGTCGGGGCAGAGACTGGACAACAACAGTGTCGGGCCGGAACTCACCCAAAGAGCAAGCCATCAAACACGCACACCGTCGACAGACCTCTCCGTCGCAGACAACGCACCAGAAGTCGACCACTACCATGAGCCGACCAAAGCTGCCCACAAACCAACATGAAGCACCAAGAAAGCTCGACACAGGGGTAGAGCATGAAGCAAACTTTGCTGAGAGTTGCGCAACGTAGAGATAACACCATCCGAAGAGGCACCGCACCTCCGCCACACCACCGTCGCAGAACCGTGCGCCTAGTGCTCCAAgacggtgtcttcaagaagagAGCGACATTAATGATTGCAATGCTGACACTGAAAAATGTGGTGGAAAAGCCAGGAATATAACAACTTTTGACACAATGCAGGGATTCAGAATTATACTTTGGACACATTGCATGAATTCATAATTATACTTTGGACACAATGCAGGGATTCAGAATTATATATGATTTTAACATTAATGATTGCAATGCTAACACTGAAAAATGTTGTGGAATGGTCAGGAATATAAGAAATTTTGACCCAATGCAGGGATTGAGAATTATACTTTGGAGTTGGGACTCGATAAACGATCATGAAATAGTATAAGCACATGACTACTATGGTGTCGAAGGTACGATTGTACATACAAAGATTTATTTTATTCTCAGACATGGATAATGAAAAACAATAAGTATATATTAGGAAATGTAACAATAAAAGTGGATGTGAAAGGAATTTGCTTACAATAATCTCGCGAAGTCAATGATGATTCAATTAATGACAGTCATGGAGGCAATGGAGCTACTCCATCAGGGCACATGCTTCGTAACAACAACACACCTGGAAGCAGTGGCGGACGCAGGAGAGAATTGAAGGGGGGGCACACCTCTAATAGCTGTATATAAATAGATTGTTGCAGTAGTGGTTTTGTACTTCCATAGGACCATGGAAATCGGCCCAAAATAGACCACTTGCAGCGCACATCCAAGACGGTATTGGGTTCGTGTACACATAACAATGTGGCATGCAAGACCTGAACTACAGTTTTCTGTTTTCAGCTCCCTTCAATGTGGGCATTAGAGACTTTGGGATGTTAACCTCTACGTATTTGTTCTGAGACGGAAGCTTCTGCAAATGGTTTAGCACATTGTCTGTGTTTTCAGTAAACTGAAGATTGCAACAAGTCACCTAATTCCTGTTTTAGTGCAATTGGCGGTACTAAATACAGTAGAGTTTTCATTAAACTGAAGATTGCAACAAGAACTTGTTGTCTGTGTTTGAGACGTAAGATTATTTTATCTATACTAAACTAGTATAAATTCGACTATTATTACACTATCAGAGCAACCCCGCATGGAATAATGTTTTATCCACGCACTGTATAAATTAGAATATTATTTATCTATACTAAACTATCTTAAGTTTTTGCatttttaaaatttaattttCTTGCAAAGAAGTCCACTATCATGGTTACATTTGTCTCATTTTCAGTGCGAATGGAACAGGGCTACACTCACAAAGCACAAACAAAAACCTCACAGGGGTATATTGCACACTCTGAAATTCCTGATGTTAGTGTTAAAACAACGTTGTACATCCATCTCAAAATGAGAAGTCAATATACATCCACTGTTACAGACCATATGAAGCAAATTTACTAAGAAGATGATCTTTATTTCATATATTAACAGGCAAAGTCAATTACACTGTCCAGTCTTTCAGATGGTGATGACCCTACATCTCTCCGGTGGAAAGTCATGCTCCATCAGGGGGCCAGTTGACGTGGACACCAAGAAACCATCAACCCTGGCCGCCGTGTCGACATCAACCGTCACTGTGCTCAGTCCCCTGCCGATCACGTAGATCTTCCTACCAATGGCCACAAGATCACAAGGGGGGCGCGTGAGCTTGTCCGACAGCCTGCCTAGCATCACCCACTCTTTGGTCTCGTTCAGCCACATCATCAGCTTCGTGCCCAGAGACTGGTCAAGCATGTAGAGGGTTCCATCATCCAGAACAACAGTCGGGCCAGACCAGCACAAGGCAATCTCATTCGCCGTGCCCCTCCAGGTCTGGTCAACAGGGTTGTATATCCCAGCGAAGTACATCCTGTTCCAGGCGGCCTTGTGGATGGTCACCAGCTCACCGCCCAAGGCCACAAACTTGACTATGTCAGGGGTGAGCATTGGATTCTTGTGCGCAAACCAGGAGTCTGTGGCTTTGTCATAAATGTCCCAGGAATTAGGTGACTTGTCCGTCAAACCTAATCCACCAGTAACATAGAGCTTGTCTTTCAGAGCTGCTGATACAAAATAACACCTGAAATCATTGAAGCAGTGTACACGTGAGTGGTCCATCCTATACCCACAGGAATAGCACGCTACATATGGAACAGAAAATAAAGTACACGGAAGAACTATGCCAGTACAAATACCTAGCAGTAGGCATGGGAGCTGCTTTGCTCCAGGAATTTGAAGAAGCATCGTAACAATACACTTCATCATTAGCATCCTTTAGCCAGCTACAACCACCCAACAGGAATAACCTCCTGTCCAAGGCCTCTATGGAAATGCCTTCACGCGCTGAGCATGGAGGTTCCATGACTCGGATGACTTTCAAGGTACGAGTTGCAGGATCAGGAGCAAGAACATAGCACTTGCAGCCAGTACCCCTACATATCACATATATCCAAGACTCGTCCAAATTGTTCCGCTTGCGGTAAGAGTGCCACTCCTCACTGCATAACAATGCTTTCCATCTCCTTGAGACACATCTGAGAGCATTATGACACTGCCGAGGAACCCTTGCTAAGCAAAGGAGGGCAATCTCATCAGGAAGACCATGTAAAAGTGGGGTCTCAAAGACAGCAGATTCCATCTTCCTACAGGACAGCTTCCTGTGATGCACTACTTTGAAGGATCCTGACAAAGAATAAAGCAGATGAGAACAACACTGCTGGTCTACTTAAAGATATACTGATAGGAACATAGTTGTAAAAAACATAGAACATCAATTCTGGTCTACTAAAAGAGATACTGATACTAAAATTGTGGTACAAAACATAACCATTATTCCTCACATAACTACAGATAAAATGATTTGAGTAaaattgaaggatagataaaacATGCCACTATTGCATAGTGAGATTGTAAGAACAAAAGCATAAAAAAATAATACATTACACTA includes the following:
- the LOC127308839 gene encoding F-box/kelch-repeat protein SKIP4, which produces MESAVFETPLLHGLPDEIALLCLARVPRQCHNALRCVSRRWKALLCSEEWHSYRKRNNLDESWIYVICRGTGCKCYVLAPDPATRTLKVIRVMEPPCSAREGISIEALDRRLFLLGGCSWLKDANDEVYCYDASSNSWSKAAPMPTARCYFVSAALKDKLYVTGGLGLTDKSPNSWDIYDKATDSWFAHKNPMLTPDIVKFVALGGELVTIHKAAWNRMYFAGIYNPVDQTWRGTANEIALCWSGPTVVLDDGTLYMLDQSLGTKLMMWLNETKEWVMLGRLSDKLTRPPCDLVAIGRKIYVIGRGLSTVTVDVDTAARVDGFLVSTSTGPLMEHDFPPERCRVITI